Proteins encoded by one window of Candidatus Krumholzibacteriota bacterium:
- a CDS encoding tetratricopeptide repeat protein, with product MSNRRSFRGAVLLVLVTALAGSGCWGRSFFRAPAATLDSSAKIDSLLDENALMRQRLGELERQVREMRDYDRGAAARSQIDVEEIKDGLNALRQMLSDAGQAATPRSTRPGAEERFPPVPAADTHAAAADSAAVDSAAVPPPEEIHRQVYLDFSRGEYELAIEESAAFLDAYADHPLAEEVLFIRGECFTELGRHFDALNEFARIRREFPKGRRTPAVLLRMAVSYEKIGEKAVAAGIVRQLVREYPYSEEAAAAQERFESLLED from the coding sequence ATGAGTAACCGTCGATCATTCCGCGGGGCCGTCCTTCTCGTGCTCGTGACGGCCCTTGCCGGCAGCGGCTGCTGGGGGCGCTCGTTTTTCCGCGCCCCCGCCGCCACGCTCGATTCCTCGGCGAAGATCGATTCCCTGCTCGATGAGAACGCCCTGATGCGGCAGCGCCTGGGCGAGCTCGAGCGGCAGGTGCGCGAGATGCGCGACTACGACCGGGGCGCGGCCGCCCGGTCGCAGATCGACGTCGAGGAGATCAAGGACGGGCTGAACGCGCTGCGGCAGATGCTCAGCGACGCGGGGCAGGCGGCGACGCCGCGCTCCACGCGGCCCGGCGCGGAAGAGCGTTTCCCCCCGGTTCCGGCCGCGGACACCCACGCCGCCGCTGCGGACTCGGCCGCGGTCGACAGCGCGGCCGTGCCCCCGCCCGAGGAGATCCACCGGCAGGTCTACCTCGACTTCAGCCGGGGCGAGTACGAACTGGCCATCGAGGAATCGGCGGCCTTCCTCGACGCCTATGCCGATCATCCCCTCGCCGAGGAGGTCCTCTTCATCCGCGGCGAATGCTTCACGGAACTGGGCAGGCACTTCGACGCGCTGAACGAGTTCGCCCGGATCCGCAGGGAATTCCCGAAGGGGCGGCGGACGCCGGCCGTGTTGCTGCGCATGGCCGTCTCCTACGAGAAGATCGGGGAAAAGGCGGTCGCCGCCGGCATCGTCCGGCAGCTCGTGCGGGAGTATCCCTACAGCGAGGAGGCGGCGGCAGCGCAGGAACGGTTCGAGTCCCTCCTCGAAGACTGA
- the pal gene encoding peptidoglycan-associated lipoprotein Pal has translation MKRYWWLALAMIALIALLPACAKKDVAPPPTDLEEQEVAPPPPPPLEKVEEEPAEEIVEEEPIELEDVFFEFDKYAIQDKYKQVLARNAEILLAHDDIALLVEGHCDERGTNEYNISLGEKRAKAVMDFLATYGVPASRLSMVSYGEEKPFAYGHDEAAWAKNRRAHMVLR, from the coding sequence ATGAAGCGATACTGGTGGCTCGCTCTCGCGATGATCGCGCTCATCGCCCTGCTTCCCGCATGCGCGAAGAAGGACGTCGCCCCGCCGCCGACCGATCTCGAGGAGCAGGAAGTGGCGCCGCCGCCTCCGCCGCCGCTCGAGAAGGTGGAGGAGGAACCGGCCGAGGAGATCGTGGAGGAGGAGCCGATCGAGCTCGAGGACGTCTTCTTCGAGTTCGACAAGTACGCCATACAGGACAAATACAAGCAGGTCCTGGCACGCAACGCCGAGATCCTGCTCGCTCACGACGACATCGCGCTGCTCGTCGAGGGGCACTGCGACGAGCGCGGCACGAACGAGTACAACATCTCGCTCGGCGAGAAGCGCGCGAAGGCCGTCATGGATTTCCTGGCCACCTACGGCGTGCCCGCCTCGCGGCTCTCGATGGTCAGTTACGGCGAGGAAAAGCCCTTCGCCTACGGCCATGACGAGGCCGCGTGGGCGAAGAACCGCCGGGCCCACATGGTGCTCAGGTAA